A genomic stretch from Leishmania donovani BPK282A1 complete genome, chromosome 36 includes:
- a CDS encoding endonuclease/exonuclease/phosphatase, putative — MNRVDGSANITESKTHTNAPQSACVRDTRHLSSIRPGWAFTGQRCRKRDESTPDVHRRVLQSLPCEASPHHVMACRGWRRLRRRSMAHRQDVQGLGGAWPGAGGLPPCAHPACTWSTRGVRPRACHPGRGPLCREACSPHRVSVWRRLDASFHFNCRTTRPPPGGGGSGAGGG, encoded by the coding sequence ATGAACCGTGTCGACGGTTCAGCAAACATTACCGAAAGCAAAACTCATACCAATGCGCCTCAAAGCGCGTGTGTACGAGACACGCGGCATCTCTCCTCGATCCGGCCGGGGTGGGCTTTCACGGGGCAGAGATGCCGGAAGCGGGATGAGAGCACTCCCGACGTGCACCGCCGAGTCCTCCAGAGCCTCCCATGTGAAGCGTCACCGCACCACGTGATGGCATGCCGCGGGTGGAGGCGACTGAGACGGAGAAGcatggcacacaggcaggaTGTGCAGGGTCTCGGAGGGGCCTGGCCGGGGGCTGGTGGCCTTCCTCCCTGCGCGCATCCGGCATGCACGTGGAGCACCCGCGGCGtccgccctcgagcatgTCACCCCGGACGCGGGCCGCTTTGCCGCGAGGCATGCAGTCCACACCGCGTCTCCGTCTGGCGCCGGTTAGACGCGTCTTTCCATTTCAACTGCCGGACGACTCGCCCCCCgccggggggagggggcagtggcgcaggagggggg
- a CDS encoding GPI anchor biosynthesis protein, putative, translating to MDVLGAFSRWPRPLQSRWLLLLLLLYRVTLCLTLQTAESPDEWWQSEEVAYKMVFGRGQLTWEWDEAIRSYVFPAIFAAPLLVLKCTGTDTALTVWASSRCVQAFIFFAHDCTMLALAQRLDDLRRCLNSRRSGRHAFSAPLSSTVSESTGAKCRTPTIASTTLAMVVVEWFLINTGVRSYSNVPESLFFLLSLYQTSYPLFLLWAGVACAMRVTAAFAALPVFIVHAWRLCGEMGVARCLLIAFTTVGMVVGISAGVCFVDYIFYHRLVFTPYNFLKFNYLLGVSKYYGVHAPYWYFVTLPAMAAPFVFFLVWMPVCWCWMQEAEKHHMSGSAPHAQSTLFSGSSSRTLRQEIKRWAFVGAPTLMIYSSLEHKEMRFVYFLLPLLLLISSVVVVFLCTSSLSALKQSSRVRRRSWCLAVPSADMVRRLFTLSWAASAVFTIALLYGYRRGAPTLFREIRGADRHFGHLETLAHCYRTPGFAQLHGKVDRLEWVDCRMRLDAVSGVPVVTQDRLFTEQPKAYALWRYLRVASRLDVEDGGKESVGKLSKDAWWREMLRVMPKGEAPALPDAIILFQNTAILLEADLLRPMGYRRLVVVFHSLHSFEEHEDRYLELWSRETAQKSES from the coding sequence ATGGACGTGCTGGGAGCGTTTAGTCGGTGGCCGCGCCCGTTGCAGTCGAGGTggctactgctgctgttgctgctgtaTCGCGTGACTCTCTGTCTGACGTTGCAGACGGCGGAGTCGCCCGATGAATGGTGGCAGAGTGAGGAGGTCGCATACAAAATGGTGTTTGGCCGTGGGCAGCTCACGTGGGAGTGGGACGAGGCCATTCGCTCCTATGTCTTTCCGGCAATTTTCGCAGCTCCGCTGCTCGTGCTCAAGTGCACAGGGACGGACACCGCGTTGACAGTGTGGGCCTCCAGTCGGTGTGTGCAGGCTTTCATCTTCTTTGCGCATGACTGCACCATGCTCGCCCTCGCACAGCGCCTCGACGACCTTCGGCGCTGCCTGAACTCGAGGAGGTCAGGCCGCCACGCGTtctccgcccctctctcctccaccgtcaGTGAATCCACCGGTGCGAAATGCCGCACACCGACCATTGCGTCAACAACGCTGGCcatggtggtggtggagtgGTTCCTCATCAACACAGGAGTGCGCAGCTACTCCAACGTGCCGGagtctctcttcttcctgctGTCTCTCTACCAGACAAGCTACCCGTTGTTTCTGCTTTGGGCCGGTGTGGCGTGCGCAATGCGCGTAACGGCGGCgtttgcggcgctgccggttTTTATCGTGCACGCATGGCGCTTATGTGGCGAGATGGGCGTCGCGCGTTGTCTTCTTATTGCTTTCACCACAGTCGGCATGGTGGTCGGCATCAGTGCCGGGGTCTGCTTCGTCGACTATATTTTTTACCATCGTCTCGTCTTCACCCCGTATAACTTTCTGAAGTTTAACTATTTGCTGGGTGTGAGCAAATACTATGGGGTTCATGCGCCGTATTGGTACTTCGTCACGCTGCCGGCCATGGCCGCCCCATTcgtcttttttcttgtgtggATGCctgtgtgctggtgctggatgcaggaggcggagaagcacCACATGAGCGGCTCGGCACCGCATGCGCAGAGCACGCTATTTTCCGGCTCTTCTTCGCGGACACTGCGGCAAGAAATAAAGCGGTGGGCTTTTGTAGGTGCGCCGACACTGATGATTTACAGCAGTCTTGAGCATAAGGAGATGCGGTTCGTCTACTTTCTGCtcccgctgctcctcctgaTATCCAGTGTggtcgtcgtcttcctctgcACCAGTTCTCTGTCGGCGCTGAAGCAATCGAGTAGAGTGCGACGACGGTCTTGGTGCCTTGCCGTGCCGTCTGCTGACATGGTGCGGCGCCTCTTCACGCTCTCCTGGGCTGCGAGTGCGGTCTTCACGATTGCGCTCCTGTACGGctaccgccgcggcgccccgACGCTGTTCCGCGAAATTCGTGGCGCCGACCGACACTTTGGTCACCTGGAAACGCTCGCGCACTGCTACAGGACGCCTGGatttgcgcagctgcacggcaAGGTAGATCGACTAGAGTGGGTAGACTGCCGGATGAGGTTAGATGCCGTCTCGGGGGTACCAGTGGTGACGCAGGACCGCCTATTTACGGAGCAGCCGAAAGCCTACGCGTTGTGGCGCTACCTACGCGTCGCTTCGAGGCTTGACGTCGAGGACGGGGGTAAGGAGAGTGTTGGCAAGCTGTCGAAGGATGCGTGGTGGCGAGAGATGCTCCGCGTAATGCCGAAAGGCGAAGCCCCTGCTTTGCCAGACGCCATCATCCTCTTCCAGAATACGGCCATCTTGCTCGAGGCGGATCTTTTGCGACCAATGGGCTACCGCCGACTTGTGGTCGTGTTTCACTCACTGCACAGCTTCGAAGAGCACGAGGACCGCTATCTCGAGTTGTGGTCCCGGGAAACAGCGCAGAAAAGCGAATCGTGA